The Serpentinimonas maccroryi genome has a segment encoding these proteins:
- a CDS encoding MFS transporter — protein sequence MSLNPSTPTPDAAANLGPVLQDGVRRREAFGWAMFDFANSGYTTVVITAIYGAYFVAGIAGGATWATLAWTAALAFSNLLVLLSAPVLGAWADVHAGKKRLAALTTLGCVLTTAALGWVGPGSVLLALALLVLSNAFFSSGGNLVAAFLPELARPQRLGTLSGWGWGLGYVGGLLCLALCLAYITWAQARGHTASEFVPVTLLITAGLFALTALPFFILVRERAQPQTRSGISAWAQVAKTWRQSARYQDMRRFIICIVFYQAGIMTVIALAAIYAQEVMGFDTAQTVMMIFVVNITAAIGALGFGYLQDRIGPVRGIALTLLGWIAMVLVAWSSESAASFWVAANLAGLCLGASQSAGRALVGYLAPPAQRAEFFGLWGLAVMLASIVGPLTYGLVTWLTGGDHRTAMLVTGLYFVIGLLLLRGVDAERGYRAALAQG from the coding sequence GTGAGCCTCAACCCCTCCACCCCCACGCCCGACGCTGCGGCGAATCTGGGCCCGGTGCTGCAAGACGGCGTGCGCCGGCGCGAGGCCTTCGGCTGGGCGATGTTCGACTTTGCCAATTCGGGCTACACCACGGTGGTCATCACGGCCATCTATGGGGCCTACTTTGTGGCCGGCATCGCCGGCGGCGCCACCTGGGCCACGCTGGCTTGGACGGCGGCTTTGGCTTTTTCCAATCTGCTGGTGCTGCTCAGCGCGCCGGTGCTGGGGGCTTGGGCCGATGTGCACGCCGGCAAAAAACGGCTGGCGGCGCTCACCACCCTCGGCTGCGTGCTCACCACGGCGGCGCTGGGCTGGGTTGGGCCGGGCAGCGTGCTGCTGGCGCTGGCGCTGCTGGTGCTGTCGAATGCGTTTTTCAGCTCCGGCGGCAATCTGGTGGCGGCCTTTTTGCCCGAGCTCGCGCGCCCGCAGCGCCTAGGCACCCTGTCGGGCTGGGGCTGGGGCTTGGGCTACGTCGGCGGTCTGCTGTGCCTGGCGCTGTGTTTGGCCTACATCACGTGGGCGCAGGCGCGCGGCCACACGGCATCGGAGTTCGTGCCGGTCACCTTGCTCATCACGGCGGGCCTGTTTGCCCTCACGGCCCTGCCATTTTTTATTTTGGTGCGTGAGCGCGCGCAGCCGCAAACGCGCTCTGGAATCTCGGCTTGGGCGCAGGTGGCCAAGACCTGGCGGCAGTCGGCCCGATATCAAGACATGCGCCGCTTCATCATCTGCATCGTGTTTTATCAGGCCGGAATCATGACGGTGATCGCGCTGGCGGCCATCTACGCCCAAGAGGTGATGGGTTTTGACACCGCGCAGACGGTGATGATGATTTTTGTCGTCAACATCACCGCCGCCATCGGGGCGCTGGGTTTTGGCTACCTGCAAGACCGCATCGGCCCGGTGCGCGGCATTGCGCTTACGCTGCTGGGCTGGATAGCGATGGTGCTGGTGGCCTGGTCGAGCGAGAGCGCGGCCAGCTTTTGGGTCGCGGCCAACTTGGCCGGGCTGTGCCTAGGGGCAAGCCAGTCGGCCGGGCGGGCGCTGGTCGGCTACCTGGCACCGCCGGCGCAGCGTGCCGAATTTTTTGGGCTCTGGGGGCTGGCGGTGATGCTGGCCTCGATCGTCGGCCCGCTCACCTACGGGCTGGTGACTTGGCTCACCGGCGGCGACCACCGCACCGCCATGCTCGTCACCGGCCTGTACTTCGTGATTGGGCTGCTGCTGCTGCGC